AGATTTCTTTATAGTTTTTATTTGAGTCTTTAAATCAAGTGCTATAAATCCATATCTGTTTTTGTAGGCATTACTCCATGACCAACAATCTATTGGGGTCCAAAGGTGATATCCAAAACAATTAGAACCTTCCTTTATTCCTTTATTTAAAAACTTAAGGTGTTCCTTTATAAAATTTATTCTGTAATCATCTTCAATTACTCCCTCTTCATTTTTAAACTTCTCTTCTCCCTCTACTCCTATTCCATTTTCAGAAATATACCAAGGTATGTTATTATAATTATCCCTTATATTAATAGCTATATCATAAATAGCCTTTGGATATATCTCCCAACCTCTATGTTTATTTATTCTTCTACCAGGCATAATATAATTATCAAAATATTTTTCTGGTATCCAAGTAGGCATATCATATAATTTTTCTTTTTCTTTAACTCTTCTAGGTTGATAATAATTAATTCCTAAATAATCTACTGTATTTTCTTTAATTATTTCAAGCTCCTTTTCTGATGAATCCCATAGAACCTTATCCTTATCTAAAACTTCCACAAGTTCTTTGGGAAAGCTTCCCTTCACTGCTGTATCCAAAAACATTCTATTATAAAACATATCTGCAAAATCAGCTGCTTTCTTATCCTCCATACTATTACTTCTAGGATAAGAAGGTGTTAAATTCAAAACAATTCCTATTTTTCCACCTTCCTTATGGTATCCTCTCTTCTTAAAAGCATTTATAGCTTTTGCAGAAGCTAAATTAAGATTGTAAGCTACTTGAACAGCTTTTTTACCATCTACAAGCTTTGGATAGTGAAATCTCCATAAATATTCACCTTCAACTACAACTATAGGTTCATTAAAGGTTATCCAATGTTTTACTCTATCTGAAAAAAGCTCAAAACATTTTGAAGCAAACCCCTCATATAAATCCACAACATGTTTTGATTCCCATCCACCATACTTTTTATAAAGCTCTATTGGCAAATCAAAATGATGTAAGTTTATAAATGGTTCCATTTCAAGTTTTATACATTCATCGATAACACTATTATAAAACTTAACTGCTTCAGGGTAAACCTCAAAAGTTTCGAAATCCTTAATAAGTCTAGTCCACTGAATCGAAGTTCTAAAGGAATTAAAACCTATACTTTTCATCATTGCTAAATCTTTCTTATAACTATTGTAAAAATTCGAAGCAACATTAGGTCCAACTCTATCAAAGAAAGCTTCTGGTTCTATATCATACCAGTAATCGAATACACTGTCATGATGCTTTTCAAACCTACCTTCAGCTTGAGGTCCAGAGGTAGCTGCTCCCCATAAAAAATCTTTTTTAAATTCACACTTCAATTTACAAAACCTCTACTTTCATAACAAATTATTATTTTCTTTCGTACATCCTTATAAATCTTTCTGTAAGCTCTATTACAGTACTAGCGGACATAAAGTGATCCTGTGCATGTATTAAAAGTATGGTTTTTTCTATAACTTCACCATTTACTTCTTTATTTAAAAGCGTGGTTTGTATATCGTGGGCTTTATGAAGCTCCTCTTTAGCCTCTTTAAATTTTTCTTTTGCTTCTTTTATTTTTCCATCTTCCGCAAGTATTATTGACTGAATAGCAATCGATTTGGCATTTCCTGCTATATATATAAGTTCCATTGCTCTTTCAGCATCTTTTTCATTCATACTAGAGTCCTCCTTTATTTCGCTTCTTTATTCTTCTCTTTCCTTAATTCCATTGCATCTGCAATTTTTACAAAAGGCAAATATATTAATGTAGCTATAACTAGATTTATAAGCTGCACTAAAGCTCCTTTAAAGGTACCTGTAAACAAAATTCCTGATATAAGTGGAGGTACTGTCCAAGGAACATTATTGGTTACAACAGGTATAAAACCTATTTTAGTAAAGAATACAGCTATATAAAAGCAAAGTGGTTGTACTACTACAAATGGTACGAAGTATATGGGATTTAATATTATAGGAAGTCCAAAGGTTATCGGTTCACTTATGTTAAATATAGCCGGTGCTAGGGCTATTTTACTAACCTGTTTATTTTGCTTTAATTTAGAGAATAAAAGTAAGGCTAGAACAGGTGCTAAAGCAAAAGTTCCAGAGGCAATAGTGGAAAAGTTCATAAATAAAGTAGAATACATATGATGTGCTGTTCCCATCATATTTTCAGTATCTGCAATACCCCAAGTCACTCCAAATATAGGTCCCCATATAGAAGTCGGATGAATTCCAAACCACTGAAATAGTGGCCAGGTTATTTGAGAAACTAGTGCAAAGGCTGCTGTACTTGATATTGCCATAGCTGGCTGTTGAAGTACTTTTAACAATAGCTCAGGCATAGAAAGTCCTGAAAACTTATTGCTTAAAGTAGTAAGTATTATAAATATAGATAATGTTATTAAACCCGGTACTAAAGATTCAAAACTTCTAGCAACTGCTGGTGGTACTGAATCAGGCATTTTTATAGATATATCCTTTTGCAAAAGCTTATTGTATATATATACAGCAGAGCCTGCTATAAGAAGTCCTGCAAACATTCCCTGTGGTCCTAAAAAATTAGGGTTTATAATTCCACTTAAAGGAACATTTTTTTTATTTATTATGGCAGTATAATTCCAAGGTAAACATATAAAATAAGCTGATATTGCATATAACACTGATACTATATGCTCCCTATTTTTAGGAAAGAACTTCTTAGAAATTACATATGCAAATACAACTACTATAAGCAGCGTATTTATTGACATTGCGCCTTGTACAAAAAATGAAAATAATGATTGTACATACTTTAAATTATTCATAAATCCGGAAGCTTGCCACGCCTTATCGCTTCCATACATTATTTTACCTAAATTTAATCCTGAACTTCCAAATATAATTCCATTGGGATCTAGAAATACACTATTAATCATTGTAGCAAAACCAGCTATCATAATTACTGATCCTACAAGAACAAAAGAATCCCTAAATGCCAAAAGCAACTTATTGCCAGCTATTTTTCCTACTATCATGGTGAATTTTTTTTGAAATTTATCGAAATTGTAACCTCTTTCCATATCATTTCACCCCTAATATCTATAACTCGTTTTCGAGTTTTTCAATTATCTTGTTGCCATTCATTGACCCAAATTCAGCCATAGTAAGTAATATTACCCTTTTATTTGGGTATTTCTCCTTAACTTGATCATATGCCCATGAAATTTGAGGTCCAATCATTATAATATCTACATCCTCCTCAACTTCGTCTATCATGGCAAAATCAAAGGCCTCGATAACATTATCTGTTATTCCCTTCTCCTCATAAGCTTTTTGCATTTTTTTAGCTAATAAACTAGTTGAAAACCCCCCACTGCAAAATAATGAAATTTTCATAATAACTTCCCCTTTCGTAATATAAGTTTCACACTATTTTATAGAGCAATTCTCATGCCAACTTAATAAAGCTTAGTTTATCTAGGTTCTTTTACGTAGATTTTGTACACAACTAAAATTTAATTGTACACATCTATCTTTTTTTGTACACATGGCTTTTTTATTTTTACAGATATACTTTTTTGTACACTTCCTCTTACAATGTGAATCCATTTATTAAGATAATAATATATATAGCCTGTCCTAATGAAAATTTCACTTTAAAGGCCTCTTCTAT
The Clostridium felsineum DSM 794 DNA segment above includes these coding regions:
- a CDS encoding transcription antiterminator, which encodes MKISLFCSGGFSTSLLAKKMQKAYEEKGITDNVIEAFDFAMIDEVEEDVDIIMIGPQISWAYDQVKEKYPNKRVILLTMAEFGSMNGNKIIEKLENEL
- a CDS encoding PTS sugar transporter subunit IIC, producing the protein MERGYNFDKFQKKFTMIVGKIAGNKLLLAFRDSFVLVGSVIMIAGFATMINSVFLDPNGIIFGSSGLNLGKIMYGSDKAWQASGFMNNLKYVQSLFSFFVQGAMSINTLLIVVVFAYVISKKFFPKNREHIVSVLYAISAYFICLPWNYTAIINKKNVPLSGIINPNFLGPQGMFAGLLIAGSAVYIYNKLLQKDISIKMPDSVPPAVARSFESLVPGLITLSIFIILTTLSNKFSGLSMPELLLKVLQQPAMAISSTAAFALVSQITWPLFQWFGIHPTSIWGPIFGVTWGIADTENMMGTAHHMYSTLFMNFSTIASGTFALAPVLALLLFSKLKQNKQVSKIALAPAIFNISEPITFGLPIILNPIYFVPFVVVQPLCFYIAVFFTKIGFIPVVTNNVPWTVPPLISGILFTGTFKGALVQLINLVIATLIYLPFVKIADAMELRKEKNKEAK
- a CDS encoding PTS lactose/cellobiose transporter subunit IIA, translating into MNEKDAERAMELIYIAGNAKSIAIQSIILAEDGKIKEAKEKFKEAKEELHKAHDIQTTLLNKEVNGEVIEKTILLIHAQDHFMSASTVIELTERFIRMYERK
- a CDS encoding glycoside hydrolase family 1 protein yields the protein MKCEFKKDFLWGAATSGPQAEGRFEKHHDSVFDYWYDIEPEAFFDRVGPNVASNFYNSYKKDLAMMKSIGFNSFRTSIQWTRLIKDFETFEVYPEAVKFYNSVIDECIKLEMEPFINLHHFDLPIELYKKYGGWESKHVVDLYEGFASKCFELFSDRVKHWITFNEPIVVVEGEYLWRFHYPKLVDGKKAVQVAYNLNLASAKAINAFKKRGYHKEGGKIGIVLNLTPSYPRSNSMEDKKAADFADMFYNRMFLDTAVKGSFPKELVEVLDKDKVLWDSSEKELEIIKENTVDYLGINYYQPRRVKEKEKLYDMPTWIPEKYFDNYIMPGRRINKHRGWEIYPKAIYDIAINIRDNYNNIPWYISENGIGVEGEEKFKNEEGVIEDDYRINFIKEHLKFLNKGIKEGSNCFGYHLWTPIDCWSWSNAYKNRYGFIALDLKTQIKTIKKSGYWFKKLTENRGF